A portion of the Tiliqua scincoides isolate rTilSci1 chromosome 3, rTilSci1.hap2, whole genome shotgun sequence genome contains these proteins:
- the SLC18A3 gene encoding vesicular acetylcholine transporter, with protein sequence MAGEAAGDSAGPRRAVEKLSEAVGERTKALGSALQEAHRQRRLLLVIVCVALLLDNMLYMVIVPIIPDFIATMGGHPGAPQQQQQPGNRSGNASKPLQLLRPRYPADNEDIKIGVLFASKAILQLLVNPLSGTFIDRVGYSIPLFIGLSVMFLSTVIFAFAENYGTLFAARSLQGLGSAFADTSGIALIADKYTEESERNRALGIALAFISFGSLVAPPFGGILYHFAGKRVPFLVLACISLLDGLLLLLAIKPFSDRTRDNMPVGTPIHRLMVDPYIAVVAGALTTCNIPLAFLEPTIANWMMKTMGANEWEMGLTWLPAFFPHVLGVYITVKLADKYPHLQWFYGALGMAIIGASSCMVPACRNFGQLIVPLCGICFGIALVDTALLPTLAFLVDVRHVSVYGSVYAIADISYSVAYALGPIVAGEIVHSFGFVQLNLGMGLANVLYAPVLLALKNICQMKPSHSERNILLDEGPKGLYDTIKMEERQRKGKNLRPVGGMEENSVDSYHRDLKGASEEDSSDYEYT encoded by the coding sequence ATGGCGGGGGAAGCGGCGGGCGACTCGGCGGGGCCGCGCCGGGCGGTGGAGAAGCTGTCGGAGGCGGTGGGCGAGCGCACCAAGGCGCTGGGCAGCGCCCTGCAGGAGGCTCACCGGCAGCGGCGCCTCCTGCTGGTGATCGTGTGCGTGGCGCTGCTGCTGGACAACATGCTGTACATGGTGATCGTGCCCATCATCCCGGACTTCATCGCCACCATGGGCGGCCACCCAGGGgcgccccagcagcagcagcagcccggcaACCGGAGCGGCAACGccagcaagcccctgcagctgctgcGGCCGCGCTACCCCGCGGATAACGAGGACATCAAGATCGGGGTGCTGTTCGCCTCCAAGGCCATCCTGCAGCTGCTGGTGAACCCCCTGAGCGGCACCTTCATCGACCGCGTGGGCTACTCCATCCCGCTCTTCATCGGCCTGTCCGTGATGTTCCTCTCCACGGTCATCTTCGCCTTCGCGGAGAACTACGGCACCCTCTTCGCGGCGCGCAGCCTGCAGGGCCTGGGCTCGGCCTTCGCGGACACCTCCGGCATCGCCCTCATCGCCGACAAGTACACCGAGGAGTCGGAGCGCAACCGCGCCCTGGGCATCGCCCTGGCCTTCATCTCCTTCGGCAGCCTGGTGGCGCCCCCCTTCGGCGGCATCCTCTACCACTTCGCCGGCAAGAGGGTGCCCTTCCTGGTGCTGGCCTGCATCTCCCTCCTGGAcggcctcctcctgctcctggccATCAAGCCCTTCAGCGACCGGACTCGGGACAACATGCCCGTGGGCACTCCCATCCACCGGCTCATGGTCGACCCCTACATCGCCGTGGTGGCCGGCGCCCTCACCACCTGCAACATCCCCTTGGCCTTCCTGGAGCCCACCATCGCCAACTGGATGATGAAGACCATGGGCGCCAACGAGTGGGAGATGGGCCTCACTTGGCTGCCGGCCTTCTTCCCCCACGTCTTGGGAGTCTACATCACCGTCAAGCTGGCAGACAAGTACCCCCACCTCCAGTGGTTCTATGGGGCACTGGGCATGGCCATCATAGGGGCCAGCTCCTGCATGGTGCCCGCCTGCCGGAACTTTGGCCAGCTCATTGTCCCTCTTTGTGGCATCTGCTTTGGCATCGCCCTGGTGGACACtgccctgctgcccaccctcgCCTTCTTGGTCGACGTCCGCCACGTCTCCGTCTATGGCAGTGTCTATGCCATTGCTGACATCTCCTACTCTGTTGCATATGCTCTCGGTCCCATTGTGGCCGGGGAGATTGTCCACTCCTTTGGTTTTGTGCAGCTCAACTTGGGCATGGGCctggcaaatgtgctttatgcccCTGTCCTCCTCGCCCTCAAAAACATTTGCCAGATGAAACCATCCCACTCAGAGAGAAACATCCTCCTGGATGAGGGACCCAAAGGACTTTATGATACCATCAAGATGGAAGAGCGTCAACGCAAGGGCAAAAATCTTCGCCCTGTAGGGGGCATGGAAGAAAACAGTGTAGATTCTTACCATAGAGACTTGAAGGGGGCTTCTGAAGAGGACTCTTCAGACTATGAGTATACTTAG